A window from Ignavibacteriota bacterium encodes these proteins:
- a CDS encoding VWA domain-containing protein → MFRFAHSEYLYALYLIPILIALVWYVNKNQNKLLDKFASAKLHKILFPLRSKFKIILKNGLIILSIILLIFALANPQIGSKIEEVKQVGIDVYILLDVSLSMKAEDIKPSRLEKAKHDIAKLIQKLKGDRIGLIVFSGKAFIQFPLTTDYSAANLFLSAVSVNSVPQPGTAIGPALKLALNSFKKDEETQKAIVVITDGEDHEGELETPIEEANNSNIKIYAIGLGSPQGAPIPVYGNNGNQIGYKKDASGNIVLTKLDETTLQEITSKANGKYYQGSNTDDELGMIYDDLASLEGSEYGATKITEYEDRYYYFLIPALLLLIAEIFIKEKKSKLFAKFEKQDEFIQNEN, encoded by the coding sequence ATGTTTAGATTTGCACATAGCGAATATCTTTATGCATTATACCTTATACCAATTTTGATTGCTTTGGTTTGGTATGTAAATAAAAATCAGAATAAATTACTTGATAAATTCGCAAGTGCAAAACTTCACAAAATACTTTTTCCGCTTAGAAGTAAATTCAAAATTATACTGAAAAACGGATTGATAATTCTTTCAATTATATTATTGATTTTTGCTTTAGCAAATCCGCAAATAGGTTCTAAGATTGAAGAAGTTAAACAAGTTGGAATAGATGTTTACATTCTTTTAGATGTTTCGTTAAGTATGAAAGCCGAAGATATCAAACCAAGTCGGTTGGAAAAAGCCAAACACGATATTGCAAAATTAATTCAAAAATTAAAGGGTGATAGAATTGGGTTAATTGTTTTTTCCGGAAAGGCTTTTATTCAATTTCCGTTAACTACAGATTATTCTGCAGCAAATTTATTTCTTTCGGCAGTTAGTGTAAATTCTGTTCCGCAACCGGGAACTGCAATTGGTCCGGCTTTAAAACTTGCTTTAAATTCATTTAAAAAAGATGAAGAAACTCAAAAAGCTATTGTTGTTATAACCGATGGCGAAGATCATGAAGGCGAATTAGAAACTCCGATTGAAGAAGCGAATAATTCAAATATAAAAATTTATGCAATTGGTTTGGGTTCCCCGCAAGGCGCGCCAATTCCGGTTTATGGAAATAATGGAAATCAAATTGGATATAAAAAAGATGCTTCGGGAAATATTGTTTTGACAAAACTTGATGAAACAACGCTTCAAGAAATTACAAGTAAAGCAAACGGAAAATATTACCAAGGTTCAAATACTGATGATGAATTAGGAATGATTTACGATGATCTAGCAAGTTTAGAAGGCTCGGAATATGGTGCAACAAAAATTACTGAGTATGAAGATAGATATTATTATTTTTTAATTCCGGCTTTACTTTTATTAATTGCAGAAATTTTTATCAAAGAGAAAAAATCAAAATTATTTGCAAAATTTGAAAAACAAGACGAATTTATTCAAAATGAAAATTAA
- a CDS encoding MoxR family ATPase gives MEITELNEKINKESEFIDVLLAEIGKVIVGQKEMVERLVIGLLGNGHILLEGVPGLAKTLAINSLASAMDAKFQRIQFTPDLLPADLIGTMIFNQKEGNFSIKKGPIFSNFILADEINRAPAKVQSALLEAMQERQVTIGQNTFKLQEPFLVLATQNPIEQEGTYPLPEAQVDRFMLKVKITYPTRDEEMKILHRNVGSKPAAINPIIKIENILKARNLIHDIYVDEKIEKYILDIVFATRKPNDYGLTKLADLISYGASPRATLNLALGARANAFLKRRGYVVPEDVRSICMDVLRHRIAVTYEAEAEEITSENIIEEILNKVEVP, from the coding sequence TTGGAGATCACAGAATTAAACGAAAAAATCAATAAAGAAAGTGAATTTATTGATGTTCTTTTAGCAGAAATTGGAAAAGTTATTGTCGGTCAAAAAGAAATGGTTGAACGATTAGTAATCGGACTTCTTGGAAACGGACATATTTTATTGGAAGGTGTTCCGGGTTTAGCAAAGACTTTGGCAATAAATTCATTAGCCAGCGCAATGGATGCAAAATTTCAGAGAATTCAGTTTACTCCCGATTTACTTCCCGCTGATTTAATTGGAACGATGATTTTCAATCAGAAAGAGGGAAATTTTTCAATCAAAAAAGGTCCAATTTTTTCAAACTTTATTCTTGCCGATGAAATAAATAGAGCTCCCGCAAAAGTTCAAAGTGCGTTGCTTGAAGCGATGCAAGAACGACAAGTTACAATCGGGCAAAATACTTTTAAACTTCAAGAACCGTTTTTAGTTTTGGCAACACAAAATCCAATTGAGCAAGAAGGAACTTATCCTTTGCCGGAAGCTCAAGTTGATAGATTTATGCTAAAAGTTAAAATAACTTATCCAACCCGAGATGAAGAAATGAAAATTCTTCATAGAAATGTTGGATCAAAACCGGCAGCAATAAATCCAATAATAAAAATCGAAAACATTCTAAAAGCCAGAAATTTAATTCATGATATTTATGTTGATGAAAAAATTGAGAAATATATTCTAGATATTGTTTTTGCAACAAGAAAACCCAATGATTACGGTTTAACAAAATTAGCTGATTTAATTAGTTACGGAGCTTCACCAAGAGCAACATTAAATTTAGCTTTGGGCGCAAGAGCAAACGCATTCTTAAAACGCAGAGGTTATGTTGTTCCAGAAGATGTAAGATCAATATGTATGGATGTTTTGAGACATAGAATTGCCGTAACTTACGAAGCAGAAGCTGAAGAAATTACATCGGAAAATATTATTGAAGAAATTTTAAATAAAGTTGAAGTTCCGTAG
- a CDS encoding tetratricopeptide repeat protein, whose product MKIKNYFFIGIVLSSATFAQSTRGLVNEGVDAYEENKYADAETNFKKGIESDVESFESRFNLGDAIYKQGRFEESIEEFKNSFALAKTDEDKAKIFHNIGNSLLKAKKLKESIGAYREALKLNPNDMETKYNLSYAIKQMQNQQNNQQNQNDQNQDQQNKDQQQNQDQQDQNKDQQDQKQNQDQKKEEQQNQQQQKQEPKDEISKDEAQRILDALKNNEAELQKKMREQKVKKSNVEKDW is encoded by the coding sequence ATGAAAATTAAGAATTATTTTTTTATTGGAATAGTGCTTAGCTCTGCAACTTTTGCTCAATCAACACGAGGATTGGTAAATGAAGGAGTTGATGCATATGAAGAAAATAAATATGCCGATGCAGAAACTAATTTCAAAAAAGGAATTGAATCAGACGTAGAAAGTTTTGAATCACGTTTTAATTTAGGTGATGCAATTTATAAACAAGGACGTTTTGAAGAATCAATCGAAGAATTCAAAAATTCGTTTGCGCTTGCAAAAACTGATGAAGATAAAGCTAAAATTTTTCATAACATTGGTAATTCTTTGTTGAAAGCTAAAAAGTTGAAAGAAAGTATTGGAGCTTATCGTGAAGCTTTAAAATTAAATCCAAATGATATGGAAACAAAATACAATCTTTCTTACGCAATAAAGCAAATGCAAAACCAGCAGAATAACCAGCAAAACCAAAATGATCAAAATCAAGATCAGCAAAATAAGGATCAACAGCAAAACCAAGATCAACAAGATCAAAATAAAGATCAGCAAGATCAAAAGCAGAATCAAGATCAGAAAAAGGAAGAACAACAAAATCAACAGCAACAAAAGCAAGAACCAAAGGATGAAATTTCTAAAGATGAAGCTCAGAGAATTTTAGATGCATTAAAAAATAACGAAGCTGAATTACAGAAAAAAATGAGAGAGCAGAAAGTTAAAAAGTCGAATGTTGAAAAAGATTGGTAA
- a CDS encoding VWA domain-containing protein: protein MLNNITFAYPYLLYLLAVIPLILFWYWKQNRKRSAAITYSNLEIFGDLDKTIKERLRHLPMLMRLIGLSFLIVALARPQTFSSGENVYTEGIDITMLLDISGSMLAEDFKPNRLEAAKNVIDEFVAGRTTDKIGLVIFASESFTQCPLTIDYPVLRGLLKEIKSGMIEDGTAIGTAIANGVNRLKDSEAKSKIMILLTDGVNNSGEIDPITAAQIAKKFGIRVYTVGVGTMGEAPYPFQTPFGKRYQMVPVEIDEKVLGEVSKITDGKYFRATNNKKLEEIYKVIDTLEKTRIEVTSYRKAKELFYSWLGLGLLFIFAELLFSKLYLKKLP from the coding sequence GTGCTAAATAATATTACATTTGCTTACCCATATTTACTTTATCTTCTAGCAGTAATTCCATTAATTTTATTTTGGTATTGGAAGCAAAATAGAAAACGTTCCGCTGCTATTACTTATTCCAATTTGGAAATTTTTGGTGATTTAGATAAAACTATAAAAGAACGATTGCGACATTTGCCAATGCTGATGAGATTGATTGGACTTTCATTTTTAATTGTTGCACTTGCACGACCTCAAACTTTTTCATCCGGAGAAAATGTTTATACCGAAGGAATTGATATTACAATGCTTTTGGATATTTCCGGAAGTATGCTTGCAGAAGATTTTAAACCAAATAGATTAGAAGCCGCAAAAAACGTAATTGATGAATTTGTTGCCGGAAGAACAACGGATAAAATTGGTCTTGTTATTTTTGCCAGCGAAAGTTTCACTCAATGTCCGCTAACAATAGATTATCCGGTTTTACGCGGATTGTTAAAAGAAATAAAAAGCGGAATGATTGAAGACGGAACCGCGATTGGTACAGCAATTGCAAATGGTGTAAATCGTTTAAAAGACAGCGAAGCAAAAAGTAAAATTATGATTTTATTGACAGACGGCGTAAACAACAGCGGAGAAATTGATCCAATTACTGCTGCACAAATTGCTAAGAAATTCGGAATTCGAGTTTACACTGTCGGAGTTGGAACAATGGGAGAAGCACCTTATCCATTTCAAACACCATTCGGTAAAAGATATCAAATGGTTCCTGTAGAAATTGATGAAAAAGTTTTAGGTGAAGTTTCCAAAATTACCGACGGAAAATATTTTAGAGCAACCAACAATAAAAAACTTGAAGAAATTTATAAAGTAATTGATACTCTTGAAAAAACAAGAATTGAAGTTACAAGTTATAGAAAAGCAAAAGAACTTTTTTACAGCTGGCTAGGACTAGGATTATTATTCATTTTTGCTGAATTATTATTTTCTAAACTTTACTTAAAAAAATTACCATAA
- a CDS encoding DUF58 domain-containing protein, protein MLTKEILKQVRQIEIKTRGVVNEVFSGEYHSVFKGRGMEFSEVREYQFGDDIRSIDWNVSARFGHPYIKIFEEERELTLMLLVDLSGSLVFGSVDKTKQQIAAELTAILAFSALKNNDKVGLILFTDEIEKFVPPKKGKSHILRIVREILSFEPQGNKTNIKGALEYFNHSIKKKTIAFLISDFIDKDYDNILKIISKKHDLISIILEDPRELNLLEAGLIKFRDSETEEIRYLDTSSKKVQEHFKNKMKERKEFQNNLFLKSRVDTIPINISTSYVKPLIDFFKLREKRW, encoded by the coding sequence ATGCTGACAAAAGAAATTTTAAAACAAGTTCGCCAAATTGAAATTAAAACCCGTGGCGTTGTAAATGAAGTTTTTTCCGGAGAATACCATTCCGTATTTAAAGGAAGAGGAATGGAATTTTCCGAGGTTCGCGAATATCAATTTGGTGATGATATTAGAAGTATTGATTGGAACGTTAGTGCGCGTTTTGGACATCCATACATAAAAATATTTGAAGAAGAACGTGAACTAACTTTAATGTTATTGGTTGATTTAAGCGGTTCGTTAGTTTTTGGAAGTGTTGATAAAACAAAACAGCAAATTGCAGCCGAGTTAACAGCAATTCTTGCTTTTTCCGCTTTGAAAAATAATGATAAAGTTGGGTTAATACTTTTTACCGATGAAATTGAAAAATTTGTTCCGCCAAAAAAAGGTAAAAGTCACATTTTAAGAATTGTTAGAGAAATTCTTTCTTTTGAACCTCAAGGAAATAAAACAAATATTAAAGGTGCTTTGGAATATTTTAATCATTCGATAAAAAAGAAAACAATCGCATTTCTGATTTCTGATTTTATTGATAAAGATTATGATAACATTTTGAAAATCATAAGCAAAAAACACGATTTGATAAGTATTATTCTTGAAGATCCGAGAGAATTAAATTTGCTAGAAGCTGGCTTAATAAAATTCAGAGATTCAGAAACAGAAGAAATCAGATACTTGGATACAAGCAGTAAAAAAGTTCAAGAACATTTTAAAAATAAAATGAAAGAAAGGAAAGAATTTCAAAATAACCTTTTCTTAAAAAGCAGAGTTGATACAATTCCAATTAACATTTCTACATCTTATGTAAAACCACTTATTGATTTTTTTAAATTGCGTGAGAAAAGATGGTAA